A genomic window from Sphingobacterium sp. BN32 includes:
- a CDS encoding CocE/NonD family hydrolase → MKKALLCCFIWLFAAIAAIAQEQTADYVKQHYDKTEQYIKMRDGKRLFTAIYTPKDKSKKYPILLNRTPYTVAPYGANEYKKSLGSFPEMAQLGYIFVYQDVRGKWMSEGEFEDIRPTRTKENGHQIDESTDTWDSIDWLVKNVKGNNGKVGMYGISYPGFYATASLIGSHPALKAVSPQAPVTDWFIGDDFHHGGALFLADAFRFMYIFDAPRPKPITDKEGPKGFELPSKDMYKFFLDNPTLSGLKEKYLSHTVKFWDNLAKHSTLDTFWMNRTITQHLNSVKPAVMVVGGLYDAEDTYGAFETYKQIEKRNKNNNNILVMGPWFHGGWVRSEGDSFGDIRFGEKTSLTYQQKFEKPFFEYHLKGIGSFNPAEANIYFSGSNQWQHFSQWPPKDVVQDELYLSADGKLADSPQQGEPFVEYHSDPNKPVPSQEGIIVNRTREYMIADQRFAANRPDVMVFETEVLEKDLTMAGPVTADLWVSMTGTDADFIVKLIDVYPDSSSVSSPISKDVVMPNYQMLVRGEVLRGKFRNSFSEPEPFTPNQVTQVKVNLPDVAHTFKKGHKIMVQIQHSWFPLVDRNPNNFMDIYQAKESDFVKNTHRLYFEKGKASKLVFEKL, encoded by the coding sequence ATGAAAAAGGCCTTACTATGCTGTTTTATTTGGCTATTTGCGGCTATCGCCGCCATTGCCCAGGAGCAAACAGCAGACTATGTAAAACAACATTACGATAAGACAGAGCAATACATCAAGATGCGCGATGGGAAGCGACTCTTCACCGCCATCTATACGCCTAAGGATAAATCGAAGAAGTACCCTATCCTCCTCAACCGAACCCCGTATACCGTTGCTCCTTACGGCGCGAATGAGTACAAGAAAAGTTTGGGCAGTTTCCCGGAGATGGCGCAACTTGGTTATATCTTCGTGTATCAGGATGTGCGCGGCAAGTGGATGAGCGAGGGCGAGTTTGAAGATATCCGTCCGACCAGAACGAAGGAAAACGGTCATCAGATTGATGAGAGCACCGATACTTGGGATAGCATCGATTGGTTGGTAAAAAATGTAAAAGGGAATAATGGAAAGGTCGGCATGTATGGCATTTCCTATCCTGGCTTTTATGCCACGGCAAGTTTGATCGGTTCGCACCCGGCCCTAAAGGCTGTATCGCCACAAGCGCCGGTAACCGATTGGTTCATCGGGGATGACTTCCACCATGGCGGTGCGTTGTTCCTGGCAGATGCTTTTCGCTTTATGTATATTTTCGATGCTCCGCGCCCGAAACCCATTACGGATAAAGAAGGTCCGAAAGGATTTGAGCTGCCTTCAAAGGACATGTATAAATTCTTTCTGGACAATCCTACCCTATCCGGTTTAAAGGAAAAGTACTTAAGCCATACCGTGAAGTTCTGGGACAACCTGGCTAAGCATAGCACCTTGGATACCTTTTGGATGAATCGAACGATTACACAGCATCTAAATAGCGTTAAACCTGCCGTTATGGTCGTGGGTGGATTATACGATGCGGAGGACACTTACGGTGCGTTCGAAACGTACAAGCAGATTGAGAAAAGAAATAAGAACAACAATAATATTTTGGTGATGGGGCCTTGGTTCCACGGTGGTTGGGTTCGGTCGGAGGGTGATTCATTTGGTGATATCCGATTTGGCGAAAAAACTAGCCTTACCTATCAGCAGAAGTTTGAAAAACCATTCTTTGAATACCATCTCAAAGGCATAGGTTCGTTCAATCCTGCCGAAGCGAACATCTATTTTTCGGGCTCGAATCAATGGCAGCATTTTTCGCAATGGCCCCCGAAGGATGTCGTGCAGGATGAACTCTACCTGTCTGCAGATGGTAAGCTGGCTGACAGTCCGCAGCAAGGTGAGCCTTTCGTCGAATACCATAGCGACCCAAACAAGCCTGTGCCATCGCAAGAGGGAATCATCGTGAACCGCACGCGCGAATACATGATCGCCGATCAACGATTTGCAGCAAACCGTCCGGATGTGATGGTTTTTGAAACCGAGGTATTGGAAAAAGATCTGACCATGGCAGGTCCGGTTACGGCGGATCTATGGGTTTCGATGACGGGAACCGACGCAGACTTTATCGTGAAGCTGATTGATGTGTATCCGGACAGCAGTTCGGTTAGCTCTCCCATCAGCAAGGACGTGGTTATGCCGAACTATCAAATGTTGGTGCGTGGCGAGGTTTTGCGGGGGAAATTCAGAAATTCGTTCAGCGAACCTGAGCCATTCACCCCGAATCAAGTAACGCAGGTAAAAGTTAATCTGCCAGATGTAGCACATACCTTCAAAAAAGGGCATAAAATTATGGTACAGATACAGCACAGCTGGTTTCCATTAGTAGATCGAAATCCGAATAATTTCATGGATATTTATCAAGCCAAAGAAAGCGACTTCGTTAAAAATACCCATCGTCTGTATTTTGAAAAAGGAAAGGCGAGCAAGCTCGTCTTTGAGAAATTATAG
- a CDS encoding S10 family peptidase gives MKNLLVLLTIFIFFTQVKAQRLPLADTAFITKHQITANGQKFPYSAKAGTQPVWDDNGKVLATVHYTYYTRDGISDKSKRPLVISFNGGPGSGSVWMHLAYTGPRLLNIDDEGYPLQPYGVKENPYTILDVADIVYVDPINTGYSRILDEKADRSLFFGVNADIKYLAEWINTFVTRNNRWASPKYLIGESYGTTRVSGLALELQNVQWMYLNGVILVSPTDLGLKREGAVAKANVWPYYTAAAWFHKRLTPELQNRDLEELLPEVERFTLDELLPAIARGSSLSVNDKNALVKKMARYSGLSETIIAQNNLDVPTSLFWKELMRDKGQTIGRLDSRYLGIDLRDGGERPDYNAELTSWLHSFTPAINYYYANELKYKSDVKYNMFGPVHPWDRSNDNTGLNLRQAMAANPYLHLMVQSGYYDGATDYFNAKYNMWQMDPSGKLSDRMSFVGYRSGHMMYLRKEDLIKANEDIRQFIKKSLPAADKAAKY, from the coding sequence ATGAAAAACCTATTAGTCCTTTTAACAATTTTTATTTTCTTCACGCAAGTTAAAGCCCAACGCCTTCCACTTGCAGATACCGCATTTATTACCAAGCATCAAATTACGGCAAACGGGCAGAAATTTCCGTACTCTGCAAAAGCGGGTACACAGCCCGTATGGGATGACAATGGCAAAGTATTAGCAACTGTACATTACACCTATTATACCCGTGATGGTATCAGCGACAAAAGCAAACGTCCCTTAGTTATTTCATTTAATGGGGGGCCAGGCTCGGGTTCGGTATGGATGCATTTGGCTTATACGGGACCTCGTTTACTTAATATCGATGATGAGGGTTATCCCTTGCAACCGTATGGGGTAAAGGAAAACCCCTATACCATTCTTGATGTTGCTGATATCGTGTATGTTGATCCCATCAATACCGGTTACTCGCGCATCCTAGATGAGAAGGCAGATCGCTCTTTATTCTTTGGCGTGAATGCTGATATTAAATACCTTGCAGAATGGATTAATACCTTCGTAACTCGCAACAACCGTTGGGCATCACCTAAGTACCTAATTGGAGAAAGCTATGGTACTACACGCGTCTCTGGATTAGCCTTAGAATTGCAAAATGTACAATGGATGTATCTGAATGGTGTTATCTTGGTTTCACCGACAGACCTTGGCTTAAAACGCGAAGGAGCAGTCGCTAAAGCGAACGTATGGCCTTATTACACTGCTGCAGCATGGTTCCACAAGCGCCTTACTCCAGAACTTCAAAACAGAGATCTGGAAGAACTATTGCCAGAAGTAGAGAGGTTTACATTGGATGAACTGTTGCCAGCAATCGCAAGAGGTTCTAGTTTATCGGTGAATGATAAAAATGCTTTGGTGAAGAAGATGGCGAGGTATTCTGGACTCTCGGAAACTATCATTGCTCAGAACAATCTGGATGTTCCTACATCCTTGTTTTGGAAAGAATTAATGCGTGATAAGGGACAAACAATCGGTCGTCTGGATTCCCGATATTTGGGAATCGACCTACGTGATGGCGGCGAACGCCCCGACTATAATGCGGAGTTGACGTCTTGGCTGCACTCTTTTACACCGGCAATCAACTATTACTACGCGAATGAGCTGAAATATAAAAGCGATGTGAAGTACAATATGTTTGGACCTGTGCATCCTTGGGATCGTAGTAACGACAATACCGGATTGAATTTGCGACAAGCCATGGCAGCAAACCCCTACCTGCATTTAATGGTGCAATCTGGATACTATGATGGTGCTACAGACTACTTCAACGCTAAATACAATATGTGGCAGATGGATCCTTCCGGAAAACTTTCAGACCGTATGAGCTTCGTAGGCTATCGTAGCGGCCACATGATGTATCTTCGAAAAGAAGATCTAATCAAAGCGAATGAGGATATTCGCCAATTTATTAAAAAGTCTCTCCCAGCTGCAGACAAAGCCGCAAAATACTAA
- a CDS encoding CPBP family intramembrane glutamic endopeptidase: MLKILQHFWSFILHPSDRKLIAYHSDTYSKVFFTLFLFKVLILAIILPLEHLVQYLDPVFTKKSDTDEEAVIYMISAVVFAPLIEEAVFRYLLKYKKFYRFLISHNTYRRYYRWLVYSSVFFYGLAHLFNFENGNPLFYVLGALLVSSNLVDGFVFSFIRVRLGFVYSWALYGIWNLFIFSLMGTIILLKNPVTRIHNAEIDLEINVSQFRDTSQTLFFVRETSDSLFNLNVRQYPLSQVIDSIYGAHRYQVDDKYIDIEMKSAKGYSKDSLLKLLKEDFTIEPNNP; the protein is encoded by the coding sequence ATGCTGAAGATACTTCAACATTTTTGGAGTTTCATATTACACCCTTCCGACAGGAAGCTTATTGCCTATCATAGCGATACCTACAGTAAGGTATTTTTCACTTTATTTCTATTCAAAGTTCTGATCTTAGCGATCATTCTTCCTTTAGAACATCTCGTGCAATATTTAGACCCCGTCTTTACAAAGAAGAGCGATACGGACGAAGAGGCAGTAATTTACATGATTTCAGCTGTCGTCTTTGCCCCCTTAATCGAAGAAGCAGTTTTCCGTTATCTTCTGAAATATAAAAAGTTTTACCGCTTCCTTATTTCCCACAACACCTATAGAAGGTATTATCGTTGGCTCGTTTATAGTTCGGTTTTCTTCTACGGCCTTGCCCACCTATTTAACTTCGAAAATGGCAATCCCCTTTTTTATGTATTGGGTGCATTGCTTGTATCGTCCAATCTAGTAGATGGCTTTGTATTCTCTTTTATTAGGGTTCGTCTAGGTTTTGTGTACAGCTGGGCGCTCTACGGAATTTGGAATTTGTTTATTTTCTCGCTGATGGGTACCATCATATTGCTTAAAAATCCTGTAACCAGGATTCACAATGCCGAGATTGATCTGGAGATCAATGTTTCCCAATTCAGGGATACTTCGCAAACGCTCTTTTTTGTACGTGAGACCAGCGATAGCCTTTTTAACCTGAACGTAAGGCAATATCCACTAAGTCAGGTTATCGATTCTATTTATGGTGCTCATCGATATCAGGTAGATGATAAATATATCGACATAGAAATGAAATCCGCTAAGGGCTATTCGAAGGATTCGTTGCTTAAGCTTCTTAAAGAAGACTTCACGATTGAACCGAATAATCCTTAG
- the putP gene encoding sodium/proline symporter PutP, with amino-acid sequence MNIYELISIGLYMLLMILIGLYSYKKSTSNSDEFLIGGRKMGAAVTALSAGAADMSGWLLMGLPGAMYLSGLSASWIAIGLTIGAFLNYVIVAPRLRVYTEVAKNAITLPVFFENRFHDKTQLLKIASSVLILVFFTLYTSAGMVSGGRLFESAFNMDYYTGLFVTSSVVVLYTFLGGFLAVSLTDFVQGTIMVLALVILPIVVITQIGGLTETLDIIETKNCNYLDLFKGTTTISILSLMAWGLGYFGQPHILVRFMAIEHVKDIPKARNIGISWMIFTVGGAMLVGLFGIAYLQKFDLATMQRFDGSKEIAETIFIHLSRVLFHPLIGGFLLSAILAAVMSTISSQLLVTSSSMTEDIYKTFINKNASAKSMLMMSRVSVLIVAIIALLLSLNPKDSILNLVGNAWAGFGAAFGPLIILSLLWKRTTAMGGLAGMLVGGAVVLGWVYIPHNYKEVYEMIPGFILSFLTIIVVSLLTKPVSKEIEEEFDEVAKIVKNN; translated from the coding sequence ATGAATATATACGAATTAATATCTATAGGCTTATATATGCTGCTGATGATTCTCATCGGTCTGTATTCCTATAAAAAATCGACCAGCAATTCCGACGAATTCCTAATCGGTGGACGTAAGATGGGAGCTGCCGTTACAGCGCTTTCGGCAGGGGCAGCGGATATGAGTGGCTGGCTTCTGATGGGATTACCCGGAGCGATGTATCTATCCGGCTTGTCAGCCTCCTGGATCGCCATCGGACTAACCATTGGAGCCTTCCTAAACTACGTTATTGTCGCGCCAAGGCTGCGCGTTTATACCGAGGTCGCTAAAAATGCCATCACTTTACCGGTGTTTTTTGAAAACAGATTCCATGATAAAACCCAGTTGCTAAAGATTGCCTCCTCGGTGTTGATCCTCGTATTCTTCACGCTGTATACATCCGCAGGGATGGTGTCTGGAGGACGATTGTTTGAATCAGCATTCAACATGGATTACTATACCGGCCTGTTCGTTACGAGCTCAGTTGTGGTGCTCTACACATTCTTAGGCGGTTTCTTAGCGGTAAGTTTAACAGATTTCGTGCAGGGTACTATTATGGTCCTCGCGCTCGTTATCCTTCCTATAGTCGTTATCACACAGATTGGTGGATTGACTGAAACGCTCGACATTATTGAAACGAAGAACTGCAATTATCTCGACCTATTCAAAGGAACGACGACCATATCCATACTATCCTTAATGGCTTGGGGCTTGGGCTACTTCGGGCAACCCCATATTCTGGTTCGCTTTATGGCTATCGAGCATGTTAAAGATATTCCGAAAGCACGTAATATCGGTATCAGCTGGATGATCTTTACGGTTGGTGGCGCCATGTTGGTTGGTCTTTTTGGCATTGCCTATTTGCAGAAGTTCGACCTCGCAACCATGCAGCGGTTTGATGGTTCAAAAGAAATAGCAGAAACGATTTTTATCCATTTGTCGAGAGTATTGTTCCATCCATTGATCGGAGGCTTTCTGTTATCAGCCATTTTGGCCGCTGTAATGAGCACCATATCCTCTCAATTATTGGTTACATCAAGCTCGATGACGGAGGATATCTACAAAACCTTTATCAATAAAAATGCTTCAGCAAAGAGTATGCTTATGATGAGCCGTGTTTCCGTTTTGATCGTTGCGATCATTGCGTTGCTACTTTCCTTAAATCCAAAAGATAGCATCCTTAATCTGGTGGGCAATGCCTGGGCAGGTTTCGGAGCCGCATTTGGCCCCTTGATTATTCTTTCACTACTTTGGAAAAGAACGACTGCAATGGGCGGATTGGCAGGCATGCTAGTTGGTGGTGCCGTCGTCCTAGGCTGGGTTTATATTCCCCATAATTATAAAGAAGTGTATGAAATGATCCCAGGGTTTATCCTTAGTTTCTTAACCATCATCGTGGTATCTTTGCTAACAAAACCAGTGAGCAAGGAAATCGAAGAAGAATTTGATGAGGTTGCAAAAATTGTAAAGAATAACTAA
- a CDS encoding tetratricopeptide repeat protein — translation MRYHYILLSLFLLLGHAYAQDLLNDHKAVLELLQKEKDKAVKSLNKDSKVSFNDLNKLLDLGEWNLVHTQLNTKNGLSKVDRALLLAKYHWLNNDFRSSEKAVKSLTNKEQQDYRVQRTFALLEIEAWELEQAEKNSLKLLKSHPEDVETKLILGRAYMLQKKYKEALALANDMIAKQPKDAAGYFLKADVFFWDQNPEEAEKVLVQGLALNPLNADARFYYGYAIWRRIDARQLNAMVDQWDLALAINPLHFQTHWHLGNGHTNLTFADYVDADEKAIRAALESADEDFTANRIEKALETVNKIKGDYPTSVLPQMHEASLLYGDFDAVDRFQRLEKAEQIFLDILNRKKHYGPAHNGLAAVIKSKRIPYLKSYPTIMQELKAPKISNMDDFLEIFPDVAYYPGDVAKGMAWNQLYTSVVYFPFLVKQHRLFVIPPLHVDLALAMKAPYFRFNSTFDNRQWMDIRGVGSGAAAIEYVERGAFEERNVLLHEYVHLFHGRVLTDEQNRRIKALYYQAMEKGLTLDYYSQNNESEYLAQTYPAYFEKVKVHPLDFKSMNTLSDLQHKDPDMYKFLDELISKERAYLAGNQQAMASNWSQVYLNLAEEAAKNEYQEAYKLLDTALQYDSKYLPAILAYAKFHIGEGKFEAAKNRIGQAKAIDPNYAPIYMLTGDLLIASQPEDQEAQAVAYTKGFDLEQDYMEKSKNAAILRAFYFERGKLEKAIQVAKSYVATGSQISTYLRDRLNDQRSFYQWQLALLGYEDAVDSLAYLSSQRPQHYPLRIQYVEALLANGKAEEALKNLNEVYRTLQASQVSRPEFELLLAEAFFQQGDEANTERYLEKLMVRDGDPARLDHAYNLRLVRLLAKAGKTTQAVQFYKKLPKDNSLLSQTADFTTQAWIAFYNKEEDKAIAYATQALDLYAYNVEAFQLLTQISKKQSKLENILTKYRGNMVIKLKL, via the coding sequence ATGCGATATCATTATATTCTACTTTCCCTTTTTCTTCTCCTCGGACATGCCTATGCTCAAGACCTGCTCAACGACCATAAAGCAGTCCTAGAGTTGCTTCAGAAGGAAAAAGATAAAGCCGTTAAATCATTAAACAAAGACTCAAAAGTTTCCTTTAATGATTTAAATAAACTTTTAGATTTAGGCGAATGGAACTTGGTACATACTCAGCTAAACACTAAGAACGGCCTATCAAAGGTCGACAGAGCCCTATTACTAGCAAAATATCATTGGCTGAACAACGACTTCCGCTCTAGCGAAAAAGCTGTAAAGTCACTTACAAACAAGGAACAACAAGATTATCGAGTACAGCGGACTTTCGCGCTTTTGGAAATTGAAGCTTGGGAATTGGAGCAGGCCGAGAAAAACAGTTTGAAGCTTTTAAAAAGTCATCCTGAGGATGTTGAAACTAAGCTGATCCTCGGTCGTGCTTATATGCTGCAAAAGAAATATAAGGAAGCCCTAGCTTTGGCAAATGACATGATTGCCAAACAGCCGAAGGATGCTGCAGGATATTTCCTCAAGGCTGATGTGTTTTTCTGGGATCAGAACCCCGAGGAAGCCGAAAAGGTACTTGTACAAGGTTTAGCACTGAACCCCTTAAATGCCGATGCCCGTTTCTATTATGGATATGCCATTTGGCGCCGTATCGATGCTCGGCAGCTGAACGCGATGGTCGATCAATGGGATCTAGCATTAGCGATCAATCCGCTTCACTTCCAAACGCATTGGCATCTGGGCAATGGACACACCAATTTAACCTTTGCAGACTATGTTGATGCGGACGAAAAGGCCATTCGCGCGGCCCTAGAATCGGCCGATGAAGATTTCACAGCAAACAGAATTGAAAAAGCCTTAGAAACGGTAAATAAGATCAAAGGAGACTATCCAACATCGGTTCTTCCGCAAATGCACGAGGCATCTCTGTTATATGGTGATTTTGACGCTGTAGATCGCTTTCAACGGTTGGAAAAAGCAGAACAGATCTTTCTCGATATCCTGAACAGGAAAAAGCATTATGGACCTGCTCATAATGGATTGGCAGCTGTTATCAAATCTAAGCGCATTCCATACCTCAAGAGCTATCCGACTATTATGCAGGAGTTGAAGGCTCCGAAAATCTCGAATATGGACGACTTCCTGGAGATCTTCCCCGATGTGGCTTATTACCCTGGCGATGTCGCGAAAGGCATGGCATGGAATCAGCTTTATACCTCGGTGGTCTATTTCCCATTCCTGGTCAAACAACATCGATTATTTGTTATCCCACCGCTGCATGTGGACCTGGCGCTGGCGATGAAGGCCCCATACTTCCGCTTCAACTCCACGTTCGACAACCGACAATGGATGGATATCCGAGGCGTGGGCTCCGGTGCGGCAGCAATTGAATACGTGGAACGCGGAGCATTTGAAGAACGAAATGTACTGCTGCATGAATATGTCCATCTCTTTCATGGTAGGGTATTGACGGATGAGCAGAACCGACGCATCAAAGCGCTCTATTATCAAGCGATGGAGAAAGGATTGACCCTGGATTATTATTCTCAAAATAATGAGTCTGAATATCTAGCGCAAACCTATCCGGCTTATTTTGAAAAAGTCAAAGTGCATCCACTCGACTTCAAATCGATGAACACCTTATCCGATCTTCAGCATAAGGATCCGGATATGTACAAATTCTTGGATGAATTGATCAGCAAGGAAAGGGCATACCTTGCCGGCAATCAGCAAGCCATGGCATCCAACTGGTCGCAAGTTTACCTTAATCTTGCCGAAGAGGCCGCAAAGAATGAGTATCAAGAAGCCTACAAGTTGCTGGATACCGCATTGCAATACGATAGCAAATATCTGCCGGCAATCTTAGCTTATGCGAAGTTCCATATTGGCGAAGGAAAGTTTGAAGCTGCCAAAAACAGAATAGGACAAGCGAAAGCCATAGATCCCAACTATGCACCAATCTATATGTTGACTGGTGATTTGTTGATTGCCAGCCAACCTGAAGATCAGGAAGCACAAGCCGTGGCCTATACTAAGGGCTTCGACCTCGAGCAGGATTATATGGAAAAGTCCAAAAATGCCGCTATCCTTCGAGCGTTCTATTTCGAGCGCGGAAAGTTAGAAAAGGCGATACAGGTAGCTAAATCCTATGTTGCTACTGGCTCTCAAATCTCCACGTATTTACGCGATCGTTTGAATGATCAGCGATCCTTTTATCAATGGCAGTTGGCACTGTTGGGATATGAAGATGCTGTCGACTCATTAGCCTACTTATCATCACAACGACCGCAGCACTATCCCCTTCGCATTCAGTATGTAGAAGCCCTATTAGCGAATGGCAAGGCTGAGGAAGCACTCAAAAACCTAAATGAAGTATACCGCACCTTACAGGCATCGCAAGTTAGTCGTCCGGAGTTTGAATTGCTATTGGCGGAAGCTTTTTTTCAACAGGGAGATGAAGCCAATACAGAACGCTATTTAGAAAAGCTTATGGTTCGTGATGGAGATCCTGCCCGCCTAGATCATGCCTATAATCTGCGATTAGTAAGATTGCTCGCAAAAGCCGGTAAGACAACCCAAGCGGTCCAATTCTACAAGAAACTGCCGAAAGATAATTCCTTATTGTCGCAAACTGCAGACTTCACTACGCAGGCATGGATTGCCTTTTACAATAAGGAAGAAGACAAAGCCATAGCCTATGCGACGCAGGCCCTGGATCTGTATGCGTACAACGTAGAAGCCTTTCAACTTTTGACACAAATCAGTAAAAAACAATCAAAACTGGAAAATATTTTAACGAAATACCGTGGTAATATGGTAATTAAACTAAAATTATAG